In Solirubrobacterales bacterium, the following are encoded in one genomic region:
- the acpP gene encoding acyl carrier protein, producing MSDDGLNRDGVVAKVREHLSIELEVPLERIDETTRFREDLDADSLDLYELVMELEDTYGVSVSEEEAAKIETVGQAVDFVTQRLGADD from the coding sequence ATGAGCGACGACGGGCTGAACCGGGATGGTGTCGTGGCCAAGGTCCGCGAGCACCTGTCGATCGAGCTGGAGGTCCCGCTGGAGCGGATCGACGAGACCACGCGCTTTCGCGAGGACCTCGACGCCGACTCGCTCGACCTCTACGAGTTGGTGATGGAGCTCGAGGACACCTATGGGGTGAGCGTCTCCGAGGAGGAGGCGGCCAAGATCGAGACCGTCGGCCAGGCCGTGGACTTCGTCACCCAGCGGCTCGGCGCCGACGACTAG
- the plsX gene encoding phosphate acyltransferase PlsX — translation MPTVALDGRGAERGPEAIVAGVRAAAADGIRLRVFGDPSALAPVEQIAGAELVPALEEITNDEEPVAAVRSRPGASVVLAARDVAEGRSQAMASAGSTGAAMTAALFALRRLHGVRRPALAVQLLVPGRPGPPTLVLDVGANADARAHDLVQFAYLGAAFSEAVLGVAGPRVALLSVGEEANKGSPEVVEANARLASATSLDFRGNLEGRELLAGVADVIVTDGFTGNVVLKTIEGTAKAVADAVRAAARSGPVAAAGGFLLRPSLAGLRRRLDPDTTGGAVLLGLRGVAVVGHGSSGPDGIANAVRLAARTSNQGAVERTAGLLDQAGMTRRDRKEA, via the coding sequence TGCGAGCCGCCGCGGCGGATGGGATCCGGCTGCGAGTGTTCGGCGATCCCTCTGCACTGGCCCCGGTCGAGCAGATCGCCGGCGCGGAGCTGGTGCCCGCCCTCGAGGAGATAACCAACGACGAGGAGCCCGTGGCCGCGGTTCGGTCCAGGCCGGGGGCGTCGGTCGTCCTTGCCGCTCGAGATGTGGCCGAGGGACGCTCCCAGGCAATGGCGAGCGCCGGCTCCACCGGGGCGGCGATGACAGCCGCCCTGTTCGCACTGCGGCGTCTCCACGGCGTCCGCCGCCCCGCGCTCGCTGTGCAGCTCCTCGTCCCGGGCCGGCCTGGGCCGCCCACGCTGGTGCTCGACGTGGGGGCGAACGCCGACGCCAGGGCGCATGACCTGGTGCAGTTCGCCTATCTGGGGGCTGCCTTCAGTGAGGCCGTGCTCGGGGTTGCGGGGCCTCGCGTGGCGCTGCTCTCCGTGGGCGAGGAGGCCAACAAGGGATCGCCCGAGGTGGTCGAGGCAAACGCGAGGCTGGCCAGCGCCACAAGCCTCGACTTCAGGGGCAACCTCGAGGGCCGGGAGCTGCTCGCCGGGGTGGCCGACGTGATCGTCACCGACGGGTTCACCGGCAACGTCGTCCTGAAGACGATCGAGGGAACGGCGAAGGCCGTTGCGGATGCGGTGCGCGCTGCGGCGCGCTCCGGCCCCGTGGCCGCGGCGGGCGGTTTTCTGCTTCGTCCCTCGCTCGCCGGCCTGCGCCGCCGGCTCGATCCGGACACGACGGGCGGCGCGGTCCTGCTCGGCCTCCGGGGCGTTGCGGTGGTCGGCCACGGGAGCTCCGGGCCCGACGGCATCGCGAATGCGGTGCGGCTCGCGGCACGCACGTCCAACCAGGGCGCTGTCGAGCGAACCGCCGGCCTCCTGGACCAGGCGGGGATGACCCGGCGTGATAGGAAAGAGGCATGA
- a CDS encoding ribonuclease III domain-containing protein, translating into MPLGIRRLRRTGPRREVGSERLAELIDALPDDLRRRAVTHSSWVDHRTDSYGRLAFIGDAVLGLAVAEHLYQRFGRADIGRLTKVHGQAVSGRACSEVARTLGLPARLREAAPPEREGGIDSEALVASERALASVCEAVIGACYLHHGFEVTAEATVGAFTPQIELASETLLDFKSALQERLAREGTRVTYEVVQEAGPPHDRRFEVVALRGDEVLGRGEGRSKKAAEQAAAAEALERQGQ; encoded by the coding sequence GTGCCCCTGGGGATTCGCAGGCTTCGCCGGACGGGCCCGCGACGCGAAGTCGGCTCAGAACGCCTGGCGGAGCTGATCGACGCGCTCCCCGACGACCTGCGGCGCAGGGCGGTCACACACTCCTCGTGGGTTGACCACCGGACGGACTCCTACGGCCGGCTGGCGTTCATCGGGGACGCCGTGCTGGGACTGGCTGTGGCCGAGCACCTGTACCAGCGCTTCGGGCGCGCGGACATCGGCAGGTTGACCAAGGTTCACGGGCAGGCGGTCTCCGGGCGAGCCTGCAGCGAGGTGGCCAGGACGCTCGGCCTGCCCGCGCGGCTGCGCGAGGCGGCGCCGCCGGAACGCGAGGGCGGGATCGACTCAGAGGCGCTCGTGGCGTCGGAGCGGGCGCTGGCCTCGGTCTGCGAGGCGGTGATCGGCGCCTGCTACCTGCACCATGGCTTCGAGGTAACCGCCGAGGCCACGGTCGGGGCCTTCACCCCACAGATCGAGCTGGCGTCGGAGACCCTGCTCGACTTCAAGTCCGCGCTTCAGGAACGGCTCGCCAGGGAAGGCACCCGCGTAACCTACGAGGTCGTCCAAGAGGCGGGCCCTCCTCACGATCGTCGCTTCGAGGTGGTCGCGCTCCGCGGGGATGAGGTGCTCGGAAGGGGAGAGGGCCGCAGCAAGAAGGCCGCCGAGCAGGCCGCCGCCGCCGAAGCGCTGGAGCGCCAGGGGCAGTAG
- a CDS encoding AAA family ATPase, translating to MHLSSITIKGFKSFAERTRLEFSPGVSVIVGPNGCGKSNITDAVLWALGEQSPLAVRGQTMQDMIFAGGEQQSPRRYAEVEVVLENSSKPTASSSATPEAAGSAAGSDFSEISIRRRMERSGEGEYRLNGARCRLVDVIEVLADANLGREMHSVISQGRVEEIVHSKPRDRRLLVEEAAGLGKHRKRRRRAQLKLERTQENLDRALDVEREARSRLRPLKRQAQAADIHARLERESAELRGRLVAEELRAHSSELGDAEREAAEARETRRRIEDEQSKVNRRRTEIEERLARRDRERTEVWGRLTALRAAHERLSVRAEALSVRRSELGEDLERMRAALGALAEEAPAGAADEGEDPVGSGLHRIASALAAAGEALDRAREADSGNARATEVARIREASERAALGARRLEELLGRRRQDSLESRVRAAAGIMKELDEMLAATAEARAAVGERAARLESRMLDQHDTDDVTAQLRACSEEEAGLQARLHAMGDSVTGAEVRATHLRDRRDEAVTELERIASRLGREIEPAGEALSAEERDLLEQKLERLARRREALGPVNPLAEQEYADALAHVEELEEQRQDLEAALAELQGLIRDTDRKIRVAFEETFEATERNFEELIAHLFPGGRGRLRLVGEHGPRLVLGGEADDDNAEGGDAEGGNAEGGEPGAEGGHPAKNPAEPDAAAEDSAGSGVEIEVTPAGKATRRLSLLSGGEKALVALAFVFAVFLARPSPFYILDEVEAALDDANIDRFLQLVRRFSGRAQFVIVTHQKRTMDAADVLYGVSMGSGGATKVISRRLSHSEEEEGSADEAAEAA from the coding sequence ATGCATCTGAGCTCGATCACGATCAAGGGCTTCAAGTCCTTTGCGGAACGCACCAGGCTTGAGTTCTCGCCGGGTGTCAGTGTGATCGTCGGACCGAACGGCTGCGGCAAGTCGAACATCACCGACGCCGTGCTCTGGGCGCTCGGAGAGCAGAGCCCGCTCGCGGTCCGCGGCCAGACGATGCAGGACATGATCTTCGCGGGCGGCGAACAGCAGTCGCCGCGGCGCTACGCCGAGGTCGAGGTGGTGCTGGAGAACTCATCAAAGCCGACCGCCTCCTCCTCTGCGACTCCGGAGGCGGCCGGGTCTGCGGCTGGCAGCGACTTCTCGGAGATCTCGATCAGGCGGCGGATGGAGCGAAGCGGGGAGGGCGAGTACCGGCTGAACGGGGCCCGCTGCCGGCTCGTCGATGTGATCGAGGTGCTTGCCGATGCGAACCTCGGCCGCGAGATGCACTCGGTGATCAGTCAGGGGCGGGTGGAGGAGATAGTCCATTCGAAGCCGCGCGACCGGCGCCTTCTGGTCGAGGAGGCGGCCGGGCTCGGGAAGCACCGCAAGCGCCGCCGGCGGGCACAGCTCAAGCTCGAGCGCACGCAGGAGAACCTCGACCGGGCGCTCGACGTCGAGCGCGAGGCTCGCAGCCGGCTGCGGCCTCTCAAACGCCAGGCCCAGGCGGCGGACATCCACGCCCGCTTGGAACGCGAGTCTGCTGAGTTGCGCGGCAGGCTGGTCGCGGAGGAGCTCCGAGCGCACTCGAGCGAGCTCGGCGACGCCGAGCGCGAAGCCGCCGAGGCCCGTGAGACCCGGCGGCGCATCGAGGACGAACAGTCGAAGGTGAACCGGCGCCGAACCGAGATCGAGGAGCGCCTTGCCCGGCGCGATCGCGAGCGGACCGAAGTATGGGGCCGGTTGACGGCCCTGCGAGCTGCCCACGAGCGCCTCAGCGTCCGCGCTGAGGCACTGTCGGTGCGGCGCAGCGAGCTCGGTGAGGATCTGGAGCGCATGCGGGCGGCTCTGGGCGCGCTGGCCGAGGAGGCGCCCGCGGGCGCTGCCGATGAGGGCGAGGATCCCGTGGGCTCCGGACTGCATCGGATCGCCTCCGCGCTCGCGGCGGCCGGCGAGGCCCTGGACCGCGCTCGAGAGGCAGACAGCGGGAACGCGCGAGCGACCGAGGTCGCGCGGATTCGTGAGGCATCGGAGCGCGCCGCGCTCGGCGCCCGGCGGCTGGAGGAGCTGCTGGGCCGGCGTCGCCAGGACTCGCTGGAGAGCCGCGTCCGGGCGGCGGCAGGGATCATGAAGGAGCTGGACGAGATGCTGGCGGCGACGGCGGAGGCCCGCGCGGCGGTGGGCGAGCGCGCCGCTCGGCTGGAGAGCCGAATGCTCGACCAGCACGACACCGACGACGTGACCGCGCAGCTGCGGGCCTGCTCGGAGGAGGAGGCGGGGCTTCAGGCAAGACTGCACGCGATGGGCGACTCGGTGACCGGCGCCGAGGTCCGGGCGACGCACCTTCGCGATCGGCGCGACGAAGCGGTGACGGAGTTGGAGCGGATCGCCTCCCGCCTGGGTCGCGAGATCGAGCCCGCCGGCGAGGCGCTCAGCGCCGAGGAACGCGATCTCCTCGAGCAAAAGCTCGAGCGGCTCGCGCGCCGCCGCGAAGCGCTTGGCCCGGTGAACCCGCTCGCCGAGCAGGAGTACGCCGATGCCCTCGCTCACGTCGAAGAGCTCGAGGAGCAACGGCAGGACCTCGAGGCCGCCCTGGCGGAGCTCCAGGGCCTGATCCGCGACACGGACCGCAAGATCCGGGTCGCCTTCGAGGAGACGTTCGAGGCGACCGAGCGAAACTTCGAGGAGCTGATCGCGCATCTCTTCCCGGGGGGTCGCGGCCGCCTGCGTCTGGTCGGCGAGCACGGCCCCCGCCTGGTCCTCGGCGGAGAGGCGGACGACGACAACGCTGAGGGTGGCGATGCCGAGGGTGGCAACGCTGAGGGTGGCGAGCCCGGAGCGGAAGGTGGACATCCCGCCAAAAACCCGGCCGAACCGGACGCGGCAGCGGAGGATTCCGCCGGAAGTGGTGTAGAGATCGAGGTCACCCCCGCCGGCAAGGCCACCCGCCGCCTATCGCTGCTCTCCGGCGGTGAGAAGGCGCTGGTCGCGCTCGCGTTCGTGTTCGCCGTCTTTCTCGCCCGTCCGTCGCCCTTCTACATCCTCGACGAGGTAGAGGCGGCGCTCGACGACGCGAACATCGACCGCTTCCTGCAGCTCGTGCGGCGCTTCTCGGGCCGGGCCCAATTCGTGATCGTCACCCATCAGAAGCGGACCATGGACGCCGCCGACGTGCTCTACGGGGTCAGCATGGGAAGCGGCGGCGCCACCAAGGTGATCTCGCGCCGCCTTTCGCACTCGGAGGAGGAGGAAGGCTCCGCAGACGAGGCCGCCGAGGCCGCCTGA